From Shewanella yunxiaonensis, the proteins below share one genomic window:
- the coaD gene encoding pantetheine-phosphate adenylyltransferase — MHTRAIYPGTFDPVTNGHTDLIERAAALFPSLVIAVAANPSKQPRFSLQQRVDMLQTVTAHLPNVEVVGFSGLLVDFAKQQQASVLVRGLRAVSDFEYEFQLASMNRRLFPGLESVFLTPSEENSFISSTLVKEVALHGGDISQFVHPEVAKALVQVFKKQGSN; from the coding sequence ATGCATACCAGAGCCATCTATCCCGGAACGTTTGATCCCGTCACCAATGGTCATACCGATCTGATCGAGCGCGCGGCAGCGTTGTTCCCGTCACTCGTCATTGCGGTTGCTGCTAATCCCTCGAAACAGCCACGATTTTCGCTGCAACAACGCGTTGATATGTTGCAAACCGTGACGGCGCATCTGCCCAACGTTGAAGTGGTGGGATTTAGTGGATTGCTGGTGGATTTTGCCAAACAGCAACAGGCGAGCGTGTTGGTGCGCGGGTTACGGGCAGTGTCTGACTTTGAATATGAGTTTCAGCTGGCCAGCATGAATCGACGCCTTTTCCCAGGATTGGAGAGTGTGTTTCTAACACCATCCGAAGAAAACTCTTTTATCTCATCGACATTGGTGAAAGAGGTGGCGCTACATGGCGGCGATATCAGCCAGTTTGTCCATCCTGAAGTCGCGAAAGCACTGGTGCAAGTATTTAAAAAACAAGGAAGTAATTGA